A DNA window from Fibrobacter sp. UWB4 contains the following coding sequences:
- a CDS encoding beta-L-arabinofuranosidase domain-containing protein, with protein MKLGWFGKHFRTALALTGLVCGLGFSQDVLYPDMFALSDVQLLDGVLKERQDLNVETLLSYDVDRLLAPFYEEAGMKPKASKFPNWAGLDGHVLGHYLSALAMHYADNDDVQVKERLEYILKELKTIQDQNSKDNNFKGYISGVPNGKQMWLKMKNGDAGAQNGYWVPWYNIHKLYAGLRDAYVYAGYEQAKTMFLALCDWGITITNGLNDSKMQQMLGTEHGGMPEVYADAYKLTKDEKYLNAAKKWSHQWLLNPMSQGNDNLTNVHANTQVPKVVGFARIAELSGDEKYQKGSDFFWQTVVNKRSIAIGGNSISEHFPALNNHKKFIEEREGPESCNTYNMLKLTERLFNIKHDAHYTDFYERALFNHILSTIHPTHGGYVYFTPARPRHYRVYSKVNAGMWCCVGSGMENPAKYNQFIYTKDGNSLYVNLFAASILNWKDKSVKIKQETAFPKGESSKFTITGSGEFDMQIRHPYWVKEGEFKVIVNGDTVVKKSTPSSYVSAGKSWKSSDVVEVLYPMYTHVEDLPGVTDYVALLHGPIVLSAKTGTANLNGLVADDGRWSHIASGALESLDQAPMLASKKEDIPSKVEPVKGEPLHFKAPYLFAKQKDANLLLQPFYEVHDARYMMYWMVLTDPSILDRLEKEQKEALALDEKTVDKVAPGEQQPEVDHKMKIENSTSGTHQGEFYRDAGKCSGGDGGLISYEFETNSEDSLSLMVRYWGNEGCTRTFDISIDGEKLTTETISNRWKKDEFVNVTYPIPDAMIKGKKIVRISFTASSGMVGGIFGVRLLRNKPKPVVEDPPISIKPVAAVKQGLRVRATSQTLQIASPSVLARTMNVKIYSMDGRLKLTQMLPAGANEFNVDIAGLKNGNYVVRLFQDGLVRGYTLFNKNSL; from the coding sequence ATGAAGTTAGGATGGTTTGGTAAACATTTTCGCACGGCTCTCGCGCTGACGGGGCTTGTGTGCGGTCTCGGATTTTCTCAGGATGTGCTTTACCCCGACATGTTCGCTTTGTCGGATGTGCAGCTTTTGGACGGCGTCTTGAAGGAACGCCAGGACTTGAACGTCGAAACGCTCCTCAGCTACGATGTGGACCGCTTGCTCGCGCCTTTTTACGAAGAAGCGGGCATGAAGCCGAAGGCGAGCAAGTTCCCGAACTGGGCAGGCCTCGATGGCCATGTGCTCGGGCATTATCTGAGCGCTCTCGCGATGCATTACGCGGACAATGACGATGTTCAGGTCAAGGAGCGCCTCGAATACATCTTGAAAGAACTCAAGACGATTCAGGACCAGAATTCCAAGGACAACAACTTCAAGGGCTACATTAGCGGTGTGCCGAATGGCAAGCAAATGTGGCTCAAAATGAAGAATGGCGATGCCGGCGCACAGAACGGTTATTGGGTGCCGTGGTACAATATCCACAAGCTCTATGCGGGCCTCCGTGACGCTTACGTTTATGCTGGTTATGAACAGGCAAAGACGATGTTTTTGGCACTTTGCGACTGGGGCATCACGATAACGAACGGCCTGAACGATTCCAAGATGCAGCAGATGCTTGGCACGGAACACGGCGGTATGCCCGAAGTTTACGCCGACGCCTACAAGCTCACGAAAGACGAAAAGTACCTGAATGCGGCCAAGAAGTGGTCGCACCAGTGGCTTTTGAATCCGATGTCGCAGGGCAATGACAACTTGACGAACGTCCATGCGAATACGCAGGTGCCGAAGGTTGTGGGCTTTGCGCGAATTGCGGAACTCTCGGGCGATGAAAAGTACCAGAAGGGTTCCGATTTCTTCTGGCAGACGGTCGTGAACAAACGCAGTATCGCGATTGGCGGCAACAGCATTTCTGAACATTTCCCGGCGCTCAACAATCACAAAAAATTCATCGAAGAACGTGAAGGACCGGAATCTTGCAATACTTACAATATGCTCAAGTTGACGGAACGTCTGTTCAACATCAAGCACGATGCGCATTACACCGACTTTTACGAACGCGCCCTTTTCAACCATATCCTTTCGACGATTCATCCGACGCATGGCGGCTATGTCTACTTCACGCCGGCTCGTCCGCGCCATTACCGCGTGTATTCCAAGGTCAATGCGGGCATGTGGTGCTGCGTGGGTTCGGGCATGGAAAATCCTGCCAAGTACAATCAATTTATTTATACGAAAGATGGCAACTCGCTTTACGTGAACCTCTTTGCCGCATCCATCTTGAATTGGAAAGACAAGAGCGTGAAAATCAAGCAGGAAACGGCGTTCCCGAAGGGTGAAAGTTCCAAGTTCACGATTACCGGCAGCGGGGAATTCGATATGCAGATTCGCCATCCGTACTGGGTCAAGGAAGGTGAATTCAAGGTCATCGTCAATGGCGATACCGTCGTGAAAAAATCGACACCGTCGAGTTACGTTTCTGCCGGAAAATCCTGGAAGTCGAGCGATGTCGTCGAAGTGCTTTACCCGATGTACACGCATGTCGAAGATTTGCCGGGCGTGACGGATTATGTGGCGCTTTTGCATGGCCCGATAGTACTTTCGGCAAAGACGGGAACGGCGAACTTGAACGGCCTTGTTGCTGATGATGGCCGCTGGAGCCACATTGCATCCGGTGCGCTGGAATCGCTCGATCAGGCGCCAATGCTTGCTAGCAAAAAAGAGGATATCCCGTCGAAAGTGGAACCCGTGAAAGGCGAACCGCTGCACTTTAAGGCGCCTTATCTTTTTGCGAAGCAAAAGGACGCGAACCTGCTTTTGCAGCCCTTCTACGAAGTGCATGACGCGCGTTACATGATGTATTGGATGGTGCTTACGGACCCGAGCATTCTCGACCGCTTGGAAAAAGAGCAAAAAGAAGCTTTGGCGCTTGACGAAAAGACTGTCGATAAAGTTGCTCCAGGCGAGCAGCAGCCAGAAGTCGATCACAAGATGAAAATCGAAAATTCTACTTCGGGTACGCACCAAGGCGAATTCTATCGCGACGCGGGCAAGTGCTCTGGCGGCGATGGCGGCCTCATCAGCTACGAATTCGAGACGAACAGCGAAGATTCCCTCAGCCTCATGGTGCGTTACTGGGGTAACGAAGGTTGCACGCGCACTTTCGACATCTCCATTGACGGCGAAAAGCTCACGACCGAAACGATTTCGAACCGCTGGAAAAAGGATGAATTTGTAAATGTCACATACCCGATTCCGGACGCGATGATCAAGGGCAAAAAGATTGTGCGCATCTCGTTTACGGCAAGCTCGGGTATGGTGGGCGGTATCTTTGGCGTACGCCTCCTTCGCAACAAGCCAAAGCCCGTCGTAGAAGATCCTCCGATAAGCATCAAGCCGGTTGCAGCCGTAAAACAGGGACTCCGTGTACGCGCAACATCGCAAACGCTCCAAATCGCATCTCCGAGCGTTCTTGCCCGCACGATGAACGTGAAAATTTATTCCATGGATGGGCGCCTCAAACTCACGCAAATGCTCCCCGCCGGCGCAAACGAGTTTAACGTCGATATTGCAGGCCTCAAGAACGGTAACTACGTCGTACGCCTCTTCCAAGACGGTCTCGTGCGCGGTTATACGCTGTTCAATAAAAACAGCCTATAA
- a CDS encoding InlB B-repeat-containing protein, with protein MLCCFRRIWVLFICLVLVTSFADARTITYILNGGTNHPDNPTSYGNEITKKIELKPATREGYAFLGWYIESASACTVSPNLNFERSFKGDPESYISHILGDFTVSARWGLVPKTPQIDERGCYLIHSAEELYGLRDVFYVDGRYSIVDPVCVSLQNDIVVNKNLLDAEGNLSLDDYVWWPSLNFFGTFDGNGFSISGLRGEGGLFDFLERRSVVRNLGIKDSYFSANTAGGLVGTVDWETWIYNVYSEASVHGTQYAGGLVGKEVISENCVLTAPAISADYVHVLDRKRSNASSIENAYSLGIVEGGTVGGIAASMNQAVLNNVFFLGKLQGLKSDCIVAVKEPVCSAGDSVFVIENALCMDSKDTSVSKATSLSKEQFADGTALNILSKNDDLRWTQKIGTDPHPVFDGVKVEIRYVLNGGENNEKNPRYFTVGDKPIALSEPHKANDVFEGWFLDSAFTNKVDSIDTRNLDDRILYAKWKSRFIITLEMGLYRGSYDRQYCYGLCKIEWSTDSSTFVLEKAYSDGYTFDGWYVDSLFTKEIKEIPEDNTDDITVYVKWKPVVYTITYHLVGGVNHHDNPTTYTVLESPKVKDPTREGAVFLSWRVEKPYEWANPTWPEPPTNRDYYAQWIPVPQKPLKDSTGCYLVTSKEELYWIEQSADRKWCASLQNDIVVNENMIKDSKLNLDTNSYFVWRPIAYFEGKFLGNGHSISGLYLKSGDGYESYDAYKYGGLFKSVQRDAKIFNVEVNDSYCDGLVEHLVIASVVNNKIALPKILPKSTWRIAVSGNVVAMSGLMPGKTLLVMDVQGRVLRKLRTESSMNIDFPSAGRFLVRYGNEIRAISIR; from the coding sequence ATGTTGTGCTGCTTCCGTAGAATTTGGGTGCTGTTTATTTGTTTGGTATTGGTGACCTCTTTTGCTGATGCTAGAACCATCACGTACATATTGAATGGTGGAACGAATCATCCGGATAATCCAACAAGCTATGGCAATGAAATCACTAAAAAAATCGAATTAAAGCCTGCTACACGTGAAGGCTATGCTTTTTTGGGATGGTATATCGAGTCTGCTAGTGCATGCACTGTTAGCCCGAATTTGAATTTTGAGCGTTCTTTTAAAGGGGATCCGGAATCATATATTTCTCATATTCTCGGTGACTTTACGGTCTCGGCAAGATGGGGACTTGTTCCCAAAACGCCGCAAATAGATGAACGTGGCTGTTATTTAATCCACTCTGCCGAGGAACTTTATGGACTTAGAGATGTTTTTTATGTTGATGGCCGGTATTCTATCGTTGATCCCGTGTGTGTCTCTCTCCAAAATGACATTGTTGTGAACAAGAATCTTTTGGATGCAGAAGGGAATCTATCTTTAGATGATTATGTGTGGTGGCCGAGTTTGAACTTCTTTGGAACGTTTGATGGCAATGGTTTTTCAATATCGGGCTTGAGAGGCGAAGGGGGCTTGTTTGATTTTTTGGAACGCAGAAGTGTCGTGAGAAATTTGGGAATCAAAGACTCCTATTTTTCTGCGAATACGGCTGGCGGCTTAGTCGGAACGGTTGATTGGGAAACTTGGATATATAATGTTTATTCTGAAGCGTCTGTTCATGGAACTCAATATGCAGGGGGCTTGGTTGGAAAAGAAGTTATAAGTGAAAATTGTGTTTTGACTGCTCCAGCAATATCGGCGGACTATGTTCATGTTCTGGATAGAAAACGCTCCAATGCGTCTTCGATTGAGAACGCTTATAGTTTAGGCATTGTCGAAGGTGGAACTGTTGGTGGAATCGCTGCTAGCATGAATCAAGCTGTTTTGAATAATGTCTTTTTTCTCGGAAAACTGCAGGGCTTGAAATCGGACTGCATCGTTGCTGTAAAGGAACCTGTTTGCTCTGCGGGTGATTCTGTTTTTGTGATAGAAAACGCCTTGTGCATGGATTCCAAGGATACTTCTGTTTCAAAAGCGACTTCGCTAAGCAAAGAACAATTTGCTGATGGAACGGCGTTGAATATTTTGTCTAAGAATGACGATTTGCGATGGACTCAAAAAATCGGTACGGATCCGCATCCCGTTTTCGATGGGGTAAAAGTCGAAATTCGTTATGTTTTGAATGGCGGCGAGAACAATGAAAAGAATCCTCGTTATTTTACGGTTGGCGACAAGCCGATCGCTTTAAGTGAACCGCATAAGGCGAACGATGTGTTTGAAGGTTGGTTTTTGGATAGCGCCTTTACAAATAAAGTGGATTCCATAGATACAAGGAATCTCGATGATAGAATCTTGTATGCAAAATGGAAAAGCCGTTTTATTATCACTTTAGAGATGGGACTGTATCGTGGCTCTTATGACAGACAATACTGTTATGGTTTGTGTAAAATTGAATGGTCAACGGATTCATCAACGTTTGTTTTAGAAAAGGCGTATTCTGATGGATATACTTTTGACGGCTGGTATGTGGATTCTCTCTTCACGAAAGAAATTAAAGAAATTCCTGAAGATAATACAGATGATATCACCGTGTATGTCAAGTGGAAACCTGTCGTATATACGATTACGTATCACCTAGTTGGTGGTGTAAATCATCACGATAACCCGACAACTTATACGGTTCTCGAAAGCCCCAAAGTAAAAGATCCAACTCGTGAGGGTGCCGTATTTTTGTCTTGGCGGGTAGAAAAACCTTATGAATGGGCGAATCCGACTTGGCCGGAACCGCCTACTAATAGAGATTATTATGCACAGTGGATTCCTGTTCCGCAAAAACCATTAAAAGATTCAACAGGGTGTTATCTAGTTACCTCAAAAGAGGAATTGTATTGGATTGAACAATCCGCCGACAGAAAATGGTGTGCGTCTCTTCAGAACGATATTGTTGTCAATGAAAACATGATAAAGGATTCTAAACTGAATCTTGATACAAATAGTTATTTTGTTTGGAGACCGATAGCGTATTTTGAAGGAAAATTTCTGGGGAATGGACATTCCATTTCTGGTTTGTACCTAAAGTCCGGTGATGGGTATGAATCGTATGATGCGTACAAATATGGGGGACTGTTTAAATCTGTTCAAAGGGATGCAAAAATCTTTAATGTAGAAGTAAACGACTCGTATTGTGATGGCCTTGTAGAGCATCTGGTTATTGCCTCGGTCGTTAATAATAAAATTGCTCTTCCGAAAATATTGCCGAAAAGCACTTGGCGTATTGCCGTAAGTGGAAACGTTGTCGCCATGTCAGGGCTAATGCCGGGCAAGACACTCCTCGTGATGGATGTCCAGGGGAGAGTTCTTCGCAAGTTGCGTACGGAATCTTCGATGAATATCGATTTTCCCAGTGCAGGAAGGTTCTTAGTCCGTTACGGGAATGAAATTAGGGCTATTTCTATCCGATAA
- a CDS encoding DUF4956 domain-containing protein produces the protein MLDLLAVQSSSTNATIITLAYTLILAFVLSSTIAWTYEKTFLGLSYSRNFVQGIVLSAVVAAMVMQAIGDNVGRGLGMMGALSVVRFRTSFKDPRDIMFIFAALGAGIGCGVYAWGAAVGGTIAFSCVAFLLSRTGLGTKHFFDGMLRFALPNEPKVRGQVEDIMKGNLKTFILITMREVDGGARLDVAYQIRLRATKPAAEILTMLSKIEGISDVQFMMQDATTEM, from the coding sequence ATGCTTGACCTTCTTGCTGTCCAGTCCAGCTCAACAAACGCAACGATTATTACGCTTGCATACACCTTGATCCTCGCATTCGTCCTCTCTTCGACAATTGCATGGACCTACGAAAAGACGTTCCTCGGACTTTCGTACTCGCGAAACTTTGTGCAGGGCATCGTGCTCAGTGCTGTTGTCGCTGCCATGGTGATGCAGGCTATCGGCGATAACGTTGGCCGTGGTCTTGGCATGATGGGCGCTCTCTCGGTTGTCCGCTTCCGTACGAGCTTCAAGGATCCGCGCGATATCATGTTCATCTTCGCCGCTCTCGGCGCCGGTATCGGTTGCGGTGTTTACGCCTGGGGTGCTGCCGTCGGTGGAACGATCGCTTTCAGCTGTGTCGCATTCCTCCTCTCTCGCACAGGTCTTGGCACCAAGCACTTCTTTGACGGCATGCTCCGCTTTGCCCTCCCGAACGAACCGAAGGTCCGTGGCCAGGTTGAAGATATCATGAAGGGCAACTTAAAGACGTTTATTTTGATCACGATGCGCGAAGTCGATGGCGGTGCCCGCTTGGATGTCGCCTACCAGATCCGCCTCCGTGCGACAAAGCCTGCTGCCGAAATCCTCACGATGCTTTCGAAGATCGAAGGCATTTCGGATGTCCAGTTCATGATGCAAGACGCAACGACGGAAATGTAA
- a CDS encoding HlyD family secretion protein, protein MNKLEDLLDNFWNTHKNNAGVAYVYTHKLSIAWILCVLFAVMLGFIYQGKAAMFRGIAESSETIISLPSPTEIVKIYVVPGQEVKPGDTIVVINRPDLTLRVAELTRELDALEGRSNLSSAEIDQKVAEVKANLESRRLTLLAEIRNLETEYESNKAISAKLKSLSNSKSKADGNDAMAMRIKSLKNELAVATRSANEQIALLRGSNKLQKSSGKTEAANIRKELAELRKQQKELTQIAKENWVVGDVNVRDGEKVSSFAPIVTLAHKSPTLIRGYINEQIYENTNLGEAVKVTSLTGKGKAVIGEVVGLSSRIVPFPTRMWKMPEIPVYGREVTIKIPEENMFLLGEMVTITETSKRNLEKQQQKAKK, encoded by the coding sequence ATGAATAAGCTCGAAGATCTTCTCGACAATTTCTGGAATACCCACAAGAACAATGCGGGTGTCGCTTACGTCTATACCCACAAGCTTTCTATTGCTTGGATTCTCTGTGTGCTCTTTGCCGTGATGCTTGGCTTTATCTACCAGGGCAAGGCCGCCATGTTCCGTGGCATTGCTGAATCTAGCGAAACGATTATCAGCCTCCCGTCTCCGACCGAAATCGTCAAGATTTACGTGGTTCCGGGCCAGGAAGTCAAGCCGGGCGACACTATCGTGGTTATCAACCGTCCGGACCTCACGCTCCGCGTTGCCGAACTCACCCGTGAACTCGACGCTCTCGAAGGCCGCAGCAACTTGAGTTCTGCCGAAATCGACCAGAAGGTGGCCGAAGTCAAGGCTAACCTCGAATCTCGTCGCCTCACACTTTTGGCTGAAATTCGCAACCTCGAAACGGAATACGAAAGCAACAAGGCTATTTCTGCCAAGCTCAAGAGCCTCTCGAACTCCAAGTCCAAGGCCGATGGCAACGATGCCATGGCTATGCGCATCAAGAGCCTCAAGAACGAACTTGCTGTTGCAACCAGGAGCGCCAACGAACAGATTGCCCTCCTCCGCGGCAGCAACAAACTCCAGAAGTCTAGCGGCAAGACCGAAGCTGCAAACATCCGCAAGGAACTCGCCGAACTTCGCAAACAGCAGAAGGAACTCACTCAGATTGCCAAGGAAAACTGGGTTGTCGGTGATGTGAATGTGCGCGATGGCGAAAAGGTCTCTAGCTTTGCCCCTATTGTGACGCTTGCCCACAAGTCCCCGACGCTTATCCGCGGCTACATCAACGAACAGATTTACGAAAACACTAACCTCGGCGAAGCCGTGAAGGTCACCTCTCTTACCGGTAAGGGCAAGGCCGTGATTGGCGAAGTGGTTGGCCTTTCGAGCCGCATCGTGCCGTTCCCGACCCGCATGTGGAAGATGCCCGAAATTCCAGTCTACGGTCGCGAAGTGACCATAAAGATTCCCGAAGAAAATATGTTCTTGCTTGGCGAAATGGTGACCATCACCGAAACGAGCAAGCGCAACTTGGAAAAGCAGCAACAGAAGGCTAAGAAGTAA